One genomic segment of Trichococcus shcherbakoviae includes these proteins:
- a CDS encoding metal-sulfur cluster assembly factor, translating to MTEEINPQFSQEELESIKERVLAALEQVIDPELGIDIVNLGLIYEVELEQDGFCLIKMTLTTMGCPLADVITDEIHRALKAVPEVTETQVKLVWYPAWTTDRMSRYARIALGIR from the coding sequence ATGACTGAAGAGATAAATCCCCAATTTTCGCAAGAAGAATTGGAAAGCATAAAAGAACGCGTCTTGGCGGCGCTTGAGCAAGTGATAGATCCGGAATTAGGGATAGATATCGTCAATTTGGGTTTGATCTATGAAGTGGAATTGGAACAGGATGGCTTCTGCCTGATCAAAATGACGCTCACAACGATGGGCTGCCCATTGGCGGATGTCATCACCGATGAAATTCATCGTGCGTTGAAAGCTGTTCCTGAAGTAACCGAAACGCAAGTGAAATTGGTATGGTATCCTGCCTGGACGACAGATAGAATGTCCCGCTATGCACGCATCGCGTTAGGAATCCGATGA